The following are encoded in a window of Arvicanthis niloticus isolate mArvNil1 chromosome 1, mArvNil1.pat.X, whole genome shotgun sequence genomic DNA:
- the LOC143442686 gene encoding uncharacterized protein LOC143442686, with translation MAAGCGRAARRAGNGGGGKAWPQRRAWPPGGGRESEARSRLEPVWPEVGLGPSLPQPRATWPGWGGGRRRRRNAGKQQDGAAGEGRVDCALGAWSVRKGGVEGPVWVPRPGRSRLPPVWEAAWTGPGCGRRLSGHETSGRDPGHPLGLAAPFFLTLHSPFCLSPLGLPVLLGERLDQGAASRGLEKCGSRTLRAFPNALQTSEEPKNQNTAK, from the exons ATGGCGGCGGGGTGTGGACGTGCCGCGCGCCGCGCAGGAAATGGCGGAGGAGGCAAGGCGTGGCCGCAGCGCCGCGCCTGGCCACCAGGGGGCGGCCGCGAGTCTGAGGCCCGCAGCCGGCTGGAACCGGTCTGGCCGGAAGTTGGGCTGGGGCCGTCTCTTCCGCAGCCGCGCGCCACGTggccggggtggggtggggggaggaggaggcggaggaatGCAGGAAAACAACAAGATGGCGCCGCGGGGGAGGGGCGCGTCGACTGCGCCCTTGGAGCCTGGAGCGTCCGGAAGGGCGGAGTGGAAGGGCCGGTCTGGGTCCCGCGTCCTGGGCGTAGCCGGCTTCCGCCCGTTTGGGAGGCCGCGTGGACAGGCCCAGGGTGCGGTCGCCGGCTCTCCGGTCACGAGACCTCTGGCCGGGATCCAGGACACCCATTGGGTCTCGCGGCgcctttttttttaactttgcattCTCCGTTTTGTCTTTCTCCTCTGGGCCTTCCCGTCCTCCTAGGGGAGCGATTAGATCAGGGCGCGGCCAGTCGTGGGCTGGAGAAATGCGGATCGCGGACCCTGCGG GCATTCCCGAATGCACTCCAGACCTCTGAGGAACCAAAGAACCAAAACACTGCGAAATGA